The following coding sequences lie in one Tichowtungia aerotolerans genomic window:
- a CDS encoding IS256 family transposase — protein MDRDQKTTEDTTKKIIEIDDSAVRGHLQELVRGSVEETLNGLLDAEADTLCGAKRYERSPDRVDSRAGHYERGLETQAGSVKLKVPKLRSIPFETQIIERYRRRESSVEEALMEMYLAGVSVRRVEDITQALWGTRVSPGTVSNLNQKVYERIEKWRTRPIDGEYPYVYLDGICLKRSWGGEVKNVSVLVAIGVNAEGYREILGAAEGEKEDKAGWQAFLRDLKERGLKGVRLIVSDKCLGLVESVAEVYPSADWQRCVVHWYRNIFQNVPRQKVKAVAAMLKAIHAQEDREAALEKAQAVVEKLKGMKLNKAADHVQRTVDETLSYMSYPEEHWRRIRTNNPLERIMREIRRRTRVVGSFPDGQSALMLVAARLRHIAGTKWGTRRYLNMTRLYELEQLKKNAA, from the coding sequence ACGGCCTGCTGGATGCCGAAGCGGATACCCTGTGCGGAGCAAAACGCTATGAGCGAAGCCCGGATCGGGTGGATTCTCGTGCGGGCCATTACGAGCGTGGACTGGAGACACAAGCCGGCAGTGTGAAGCTCAAAGTACCCAAGCTTCGCAGCATTCCCTTTGAGACACAGATCATTGAACGCTATCGTCGTCGTGAAAGCTCCGTCGAAGAAGCGTTGATGGAGATGTATCTGGCCGGGGTGTCGGTTCGCCGTGTTGAAGATATTACGCAGGCACTGTGGGGCACGCGAGTCAGCCCGGGAACGGTCAGTAACCTGAACCAAAAAGTTTATGAACGCATCGAGAAGTGGCGGACACGCCCGATTGATGGCGAGTATCCGTACGTCTATCTCGACGGGATCTGCCTGAAGCGCAGCTGGGGCGGCGAAGTGAAGAACGTATCGGTTCTGGTCGCTATTGGAGTCAATGCGGAAGGCTATCGAGAGATTCTTGGTGCCGCCGAAGGCGAGAAGGAAGACAAGGCCGGATGGCAAGCATTCTTGCGCGATCTGAAGGAGCGGGGGCTCAAAGGGGTTCGCTTGATCGTCAGCGATAAATGCCTTGGGTTGGTGGAATCGGTCGCCGAGGTTTATCCATCCGCCGACTGGCAACGTTGCGTGGTTCACTGGTACCGCAACATCTTCCAGAATGTACCGCGCCAGAAAGTCAAAGCAGTCGCTGCCATGCTCAAAGCAATTCATGCCCAGGAAGACCGCGAAGCGGCCTTGGAAAAGGCTCAGGCAGTCGTAGAAAAGCTAAAAGGCATGAAGCTGAACAAAGCGGCCGATCACGTGCAACGAACCGTAGACGAAACACTGAGCTATATGAGCTATCCCGAGGAGCATTGGCGGCGCATCCGCACCAACAATCCGTTGGAGCGGATTATGCGCGAGATCCGGCGACGTACCCGCGTAGTCGGCAGCTTTCCTGACGGACAGTCCGCGCTGATGCTGGTCGCAGCTCGTCTACGCCACATCGCAGGCACCAAATGGGGGACGCGCCGCTACCTGAACATGACCCGACTCTACGAACTGGAACAACTCAAGAAGAATGCCGCATAG